From the Corticium candelabrum chromosome 2, ooCorCand1.1, whole genome shotgun sequence genome, one window contains:
- the LOC134176290 gene encoding kinesin light chain-like: MNGVGCCCLSRGDSKEAIVWYEKSYQMLQQPSSSPRRVDIFSSTLNGLAGAYRTEGKYNEARKTYEESLDLKRRRDDGSPVGMSTTLINLGSCYRESGKLEKSLSLMEEGVAISRSYYSSSHPSLALAISQLSYTYDLLDRGDEAWKLAREALDIASVSLPSSHSQLAMYMNNLGNCCRSRGNYDEAISWHEKARQLLQQQPQSHRRDKNIVTNLYYLSLDHDENGCYEEAIKLCLEEIEMQQESHFPNPLNIAFGKYDKVRLV; the protein is encoded by the exons ATGAACGGAGTCGGTTGCTGTTGCCTATCGCGAGGAGACTCCAAAGAAGCCATAGTGTGGTATGAGAAATCTTACCAAATGCTGCAACAACCATCTTCTTCACCTAGACGAGTCGACATCTTTTCCTCAA CGCTAAATGGCCTTGCTGGCGCATATCGAACAGAGGGAAAATACAACGAGGCAAGAAAGACATATGAAGAGTCGCTCGACTTGAAAAGGCGACGCGATGATGGGAGTCCAGTGGGAATGTCGACGA ctCTCATCAACCTTGGTTCCTGCTACAGAGAGAGCGGaaaacttgagaaaagtttgagtttAATGGAAGAGGGAGTCGCAATCAGTCGATCATACTATTCATCTTCTCATCCCTCTTTGGCACTTG CTATATCTCAACTGTCCTATACGTACGATTTACTTGACCGAGGAGATGAAGCTTGGaaattggcaagagaagcgtTGGATATTGCAAGCGTATCATTACCGTCATCACATTCTCAATTGGCCATGT ATATGAACAATTTGGGAAACTGTTGTCGATCACGAGGAAACTACGATGAAGCCATCTCGTGGCATGAGAAAGCTAGGCAATTGCTGCAACAGCAACCTCAATCACATCGACgagacaaaaacattgttACAA aTTTGTATTACTTGTCTCTCGACCATGACGAGAATGGATGTTATGAAGAAGCTATAAAGTTGTGTTTGGAAGAAATAGAAATGCAACAGGAAAGCCATTTTCCAAATCCTCTTAATATCGCATTTGGCAA ATATGATAAGGTTAGGTTGGTGTGA
- the LOC134176187 gene encoding uncharacterized protein LOC134176187 codes for MFSHLLSDVCHDVETEPTLQSLSGETFSLRSSSRDDDARLDISARGFWGGRFEKTYFDVRVFNPNATSYTCFEVASCYRRQEQEKKRKYEERLRKVENASFTPIILSCTGGMSKLTTSFTKKLASMISEKKDTPYGSVINWLRCRLGFALLRASIMCIRGSRCKRYVRPENNILLATSEGHLASSA; via the coding sequence ATgttttctcatctgttgtctgatgtctgtcatgatgtggAAACGGAGCCCACGTTGCAATCACTAAGTGGAGAGACGTTCTCTTTACGTTCAAGCAGTcgagatgatgatgcaagaTTAGACATTTCGGCAAGAGGTTTTTGGGGAGGAAGATTTGAGAAGACATATTTTGATGTCCGGGTGTTTAACCCCAATGCCACCTCGTACACATGTtttgaagttgcatcatgctatagaagacaggaacaagagaagaaaaggaaatatgaagaaagactgagaaaagtagaaaatgcttcctttacacctattatcctttcttgcactggtggcatgagcaagcttacaacgtcatttaccaaaaagctggcctcaatgatatctgagaaaaaggacactccatacggtagcgtgatcaactggctaagatgtcgactcgggttcgcactcctaagagcttccataatgtgcatcaggggcagcaggtgcaaacgctacgtcaggccggaaaacaatattctcctggctacgtctgaggggcacctggcctcctcagcttag
- the LOC134176291 gene encoding uncharacterized protein LOC134176291 — translation MKCCSCNATGRCKSCSCARRKERCSNCNPMNHQRCMNTSPAVDVSSNIISESSFVQSNEEDHRGNGIVNADITLIQIQNSKSSGPSRQNHVTFDKASSRFHESETGNGNVNKLTGQLPAYKPRSAPSFTWGDVNGMEVEKELDSIYKEVVFWKKNLFLLPSGKVGKEFVAEMTRLVESFANATSLEGIAMKALVVFQVVVLQKPHAKSKSRDHIQCVQRRLELWKMGRFDDLVREGRTLQCRLNHSLRSIPDVQVARVFSRLVIQGKVNAALRYVSDNANCGVLSLDAVIDNNGSTVKDLLRVKHPEQQPLCDEIFLNGPVNDLSHVIFDKIDGSAIRSAALRTQGAGGPSGVDSTAWKRLCCSFQKQSAELCNALAGLARRICCDFVDPSAIQALVACRLIPLDKNPGLRPIGIGETFRRIIAKAIMRVIKDDVCHTAGPLQVCAGQEGGCEAAIHAMRTIFDNDETECVLLVDASNAFNCLNRRAALHNARILCPAIATVLINTYRDEVLMFVVGGEIIRSAEGTTQGDPLAMSMYAIGILPLITQLQCETKQVWYADDATGAGCIRGVRQWWNDIVKVGPKFGYHANAVKTWLIVKQNKLEDARSAFADTAVQITTSGKRHLGAALGHPSFVREYVDSKVNEWVRQVEKLSTIAVTHPHVAYSAFTQGLAHRWSYLLRTVPSISEMLKPLEEVIHQRFLPRLTGQPVCGADMRDLLSLPCNLGGLNISDPSKTAESLFAASEHITAPLAALIVEQENAITVSPLETKRRKSEIKAKTQAFHNETLEKLQTNASPQIKGSLEVLSEKGVSSWLTVQPIEEHGFHLAKNDFRDALCLRYGWPLSDLPSKCECGLSFNVDHVMICQKGGFPTLRHNEIRNITADLLREVSTDVTIEPVLRPLDGEQFAHRTAITDDNARVDISARGVWRHGERAFFDVRVFYPNAASNRKHSSLKSAYVSHENEKKRAYGERIREVEHGSFTPLVFTSYGSTGPEATTFYKRVASLHAAKSGEQYSRIMQLIRCRLSFALLRSSILCIRGTRSSTYRPIKVDLLGLIESEAHLDE, via the coding sequence ATGAAGTGCTGCTCGTGCAATGCTACCGGTCGATGTAAGAGCTGTTCCTGTGCTCGCAGGAAGGAACGTTGCTCTAATTGCAATCCGATGAACCATCAGCGTTGTATGAACACGTCACCAGCAGTTGACGTTTCTTCAAACATTATTTCGGAGTCCAGTTTTGTGCAGAGTAACGAAGAAGATCACCGAGGAAATGGTATTGTAAATGCAGACATTACGCTcattcaaattcaaaattcgAAATCATCCGGGCCATCCAGAcagaatcacgtgactttcgACAAGGCCAGTAGTCGTTTTCATGAGTCTGAAACAGGTAATGGTAATGTGAACAAACTTACCGGTCAACTGCCTGCCTACAAACCACGTAGTGCTCCAAGTTTTACTTGGGGTGACGTGAATGGCATGGAAGTTGAGAAAGAATTAGATTCCATCTACAAAGAAGTCGTATTCTGGAAGAAAAACCTGTTCCTACTTCCATCCGGGAAAGTGGGTAAGGAGTTTGTTGCAGAAATGACACGTCTAGTAGAGTCGTTTGCAAATGCAACGTCACTGGAGGGTATTGCTATGAAAGCTCTGGTAGTTTTTCAAGTTGTGGTCCTTCAGAAGCCCCATGCAAAATCCAAATCTCGAGATCACATCCAATGTGTTCAGAGACGTTTGGAATTGTGGAAGATGGGAAGGTTTGACGATCTGGTAAGAGAGGGCCGTACCTTGCAATGTCGACTAAATCACAGCCTCCGTAGTATCCCGGATGTCCAGGTGGCTAGGGTTTTTAGTCGTCTTGTCATTCAAGGTAAGGTCAACGCAGCCCTTCGATATGTGTCTGACAATGCCAACTGTGGCGTTTTGTCTCTTGATGCGGTGATTGATAACAATGGTAGTACAGTTAAAGACTTGCTGCGAGTCAAACATCCTGAACAGCAACCGTTATGTGACGAGATCTTCTTGAATGGTCCCGTTAATGACTTATCACATGTTATATTTGACAAGATTGATGGATCAGCTATTCGCTCTGCTGCTCTGAGAACCCAGGGCGCTGGTGGACCATCTGGTGTGGATTCCACAGCTTGGAAACGTCTATGCTGTTCTTTTCAAAAGCAGTCAGCTGAGCTGTGCAACGCCCTAGCAGGTCTAGCACGACGCATATGTTGTGATTTTGTGGATCCAAGTGCTATCCAGGCTCTTGTTGCATGCCGTTTGATTCCTTTAGACAAGAATCCTGGATTACGTCCAATCGGAATTGGTGAGACCTTCCGCAGGATTATTGCCAAGGCGATAATGAGAGTTATCAAGGACGACGTCTGCCATACTGCTGGACCTTTGCAAGTGTGTGCTGGACAAGAAGGTGGATGTGAAGCGGCTATTCATGCGATGCGCACAATATTTGACAACGATGAGACTGAGTGCGTTCTTCTGGTTGATGCCTCGAATGCTTTTAATTGCCTAAATCGACGGGCAGCGCTTCACAATGCTAGAATCTTGTGTCCGGCTATTGCAACGGTTCTCATAAATACATACAGGGACGAGGTTTTGATGTTCGTTGTGGGAGGCGAGATAATCAGATCAGCTGAAGGAACAACACAGGGTGATCCGCTGGCGATGTCCATGTACGCGATTGGCATCCTGCCGCTCATCACTCAACTTCAATGTGAAACCAAGCAAGTCTGGTATGCTGATGACGCAACAGGTGCAGGGTGCATTAGAGGTGTGAGGCAGTGGTGGAATGACATTGTCAAAGTCGGCCCCAAGTTCGGATATCACGCAAACGCTGTTAAAACTTGGTTGATAGTAAAGCAGAACAAATTGGAAGATGCCCGCTCTGCATTTGCTGATACGGCAGTACAAATCACAACATCAGGTAAACGACATCTAGGTGCTGCTTTAGGGCACCCTTCGTTTGTTCGTGAATACGTTGACAGTAAAGTCAATGAGTGGGTTCGTCAAGTGGAAAAACTATCAACCATTGCTGTAACTCATCCTCATGTCGCATACTCAGCTTTTACTCAAGGTTTGGCCCATCGCTGGTCCTATCTCTTGAGAACTGTTCCATCTATATCTGAAATGCTCAAGCCGTTAGAAGAAGTCATCCACCAACGATTTTTGCCTAGACTGACTGGTCAACCAGTGTGCGGTGCAGACATGAGAGACCTCTTGTCATTACCTTGCAATCTCGGTGGGTTGAACATTTCTGATCCGTCGAAGACTGCTGAATCACTATTTGCAGCTTCCGAGCACATCACTGCGCCTTTGGCTGCTCTTATTGTCGAACAAGAGAACGCCATCACAGTGTCTCCATTGGaaacaaaaagaagaaaatctgAGATCAAGGCCAAGACACAAGCTTTCCACAATGAGACCTTGGAGAAGTtgcaaacaaatgcatcaCCGCAAATAAAAGGGAGCTTGGAAGTCCTATCCGAAAAGGGAGTATCGAGCTGGCTTACCGTGCAGCCTATTGAAGAGCATGGTTTCCATCTTGCCAAGAACGATTTTCGTGATGCTCTGTGCTTAAGATATGGCTGGCCTTTATCAGATTTGCCCTCGAAATGTGAATGCGGCCTCAGTTTTAACGTCGACCATGTCATGATATGCCAGAAAGGCGGCTTTCCCACGCTAAGGCACAACGAGATCCGGAACATCACAGCTGATCTTCTAAGGGAGGTTTCTACAGATGTTACAATCGAACCTGTACTTCGTCCCTTGGATGGAGAACAGTTTGCGCATCGCACTGCCATCACAGATGATAACGCTAGGGTCGACATTTCTGCTAGAGGAGTGTGGAGGCATGGAGAACGggcattttttgatgtgagGGTTTTCTACCCAAACGCTGCTTCCAACCGCAAACACTCTTCACTCAAATCCGCCTATGTGAGTCacgagaatgagaagaaacgcGCTTACGGTGAGAGAATTCGGGAAGTTGAGCATGGGTCTTTCACTCCATTAGTGTTTACGTCATACGGAAGCACAGGCCCAGAGGCAACAACCTTCTATAAGCGAGTGGCAAGTCTGCATGCAGCCAAGTCAGGagagcagtacagtagaattatgcaattaattcgCTGTAGATTGAGTTTTGCCCTACTTCGCTCGAGTATACTGTGTATCCGTGGAACAAGATCCTCTACGTATAGACCTATCAAAGTGGACCTGCTGggactcattgaaagtgaggcccacctagatgagtag
- the LOC134176292 gene encoding uncharacterized protein LOC134176292: MFASELARLFHAYASASALECVSLTAAMVMPHLLLQKPHKRSRGPDHVSCLTRRLEAWKAGDIKALLYEAKTIQQHLTYSRSSNKATKIDDLPHVFAGHLKKGNVNAAMRLLSDEGANGLLHLDDYLTNSSQKTVRDVLKEKHPNASSLDPDYVVNSKENASPVHPVLFDSLDGQLIRNTAMRCSGAAGPSGLDSTQWKRLCTGFHTSSKDLCNALAAVARRISTEIVDPDGISALVACRLVPLNKNPGVRPIGVCETVRRIIGKAVLSVVKSDVLSATGTLQLCAGQIAGCEAAIHAMQSLFEDDNTEAILLVDATNAFNSLNRQLALKNISSTCPAIHTVLLNTYQQPSPLFVGGEVLLSREGTTQGDPLAMAMYALATVPLLKKVQTEGSTQVWYADDAAAGGKIQAVKQWWEKLSIHGEKFGYFPNAKKSWLIVKPNCLEEAKRVFSKTAVNITSEGRKYLGAALGTENFCNGYLSDAILDWTRQIDKLASIAQSQPQAAHSALSHGLLGRWIFTARTNQNFKTFAGLLESSIQSQLIPAITGRSAPGELERKLFSLPARLGGLGITDPTSLSSEYLNSRKMTAPLVDFILNQEITLGDAPDQQDSLKKQIRKHKGLEIKTLADNVRDNLSHQHKRMFELANEKGASNWLTVLPLEDHGFSLHKSAFRDALCLRYGWVPPHMSESCPCGGKMSVEHAMSCPTGGFPTIRHNEIRDMFSHLLSDVCHDVETEPTLQSLSGETFSLRSSSRDDDARLDISARGFWGGRFEKTYFDVRVFNPNATSYTCFEVASCYRRQEQEKKRKYEERLRKVENASFTPIILSCTGGMSKLTTSFTKKLASMISEKKDTPYGSVINWLRCRLGFALLRASIMCIRGSRCKRYVRPENNILLATSEGHLASSA, translated from the coding sequence ATGTTCGCCTCCGAACTTGCCAGATTGTTTCATGCGTATGCAAGTGCATCTGCTCTTGAGTGTGTCTCATTGACTGCTGCTATGGTGATGCCCCATCTTCTGCTACAGAAGCCACACAAGCGGTCCAGAGGTCCTGATCATGTCTCTTGTCTGACCCGTCGCTTAGAAGCCTGGAAGGCGGGTGATATCAAGGCTCTGTTGTATGAAGCCAAGACGATCCAACAACATCTAACTTATAGTAGGTCTTCTAACAAGGCAACCAAAATCGACGATCTTCCTCACGTTTTCGCTGGTCATTTGAAGAAAGGAAATGTGAATGCTGCTATGCGTTTACTGTCTGATGAAGGTGCTAATGGTCTTTTACACCTGGATGACTACCTGACAAATTCAAGTCAAAAAACCGTGAGAGATGTACtcaaagaaaaacatccaaaTGCTTCTTCCCTCGATCCTGACTATGTTGTGAATTCTAAAGAGAACGCTTCTCCAGTCCATCCTGTTTTGTTTGATTCTCTTGATGGACAACTGATCAGGAATACAGCAATGCGATGTTCTGGTGCAGCTGGTCCTTCTGGCCTTGACTCGACTCAATGGAAACGCCTGTGTACGGGATTTCACACTTCCTCCAaagatctctgtaatgctCTAGCTGCTGTTGCTCGTCGAATTTCAACAGAGATAGTAGATCCTGACGGTATCTCAGCTCTAGTGGCTTGTCGTCTTGTACCTCTgaacaaaaatcctggggtgagaccaattggtgtgtgtgagaCAGTTAGAAGAATTATTGGAAAGGCGGTTCTTTCTGTGGTCAAGTCTGACGTGCTCTCGGCAACCGGAACCTTGCAGCTTTGTGCAGGACAGATTGCTGGGTGTGAGGCTGCAATACATGCCATGCAGTCATTGTTTGAAGATGACAATACGGAAGCCATACTACTTGTAGATGCAACAAATGCCTTTAATAGCTTGAACCGTCAATTGGCTCTAAAGAACATCTCAAGCACTTGTCCAGCAATTCATACCGTATTGCTCAACACATATCAACAGCCTTCACCCCTATTCGTTGGTGGGGAAGTCTTGTTGTCGCGTGAGGGAACCACACAGGGAGATCCTCTCGCGATGGCAATGTACGCCTTGGCCACAGTACCTCTGCTGAAAAAAGTACAAACAGAAGGCAGCACCCAAGTCTGGTATGCCGATGATGCTGCAGCTGGAGGAAAGATACAAGCAGTCAAACAATGGTGGGAGAAACTCTCCATACATGGAGAAAAATTTGGATACTTTCCAAATGCCAAGAAATCCTGGTTGATCGTCAAACCGAATTGCCTTGAAGAAGCCAAACGTGTGTTCTCAAAAACGGCTGTGAACATCACCTCTGAAGGTCGAAAGTATTTAGGAGCTGCACTGGGAACTGAAAACTTCTGTAACGGCTATCTCAGTGATGCAATCTTAGACTGGACACGTCAGATTGACAAATTGGCTTCCATTGCCCAAAGTCAGCCACAAGCAGCTCATTCCGCATTAAGTCACGGTCTTCTGGGCAGGTGGATTTTTACTGCGAGAACAAATCAGAATTTCAAAACTTTTGCTGGGCTTTTAGAATCATCAATACAATCTCAACTGATTCCTGCTATAACTGGTCGTTCGGCCCCTGGAGAACTGGAAAGAAAACTCTTCTCCTTACCAGCCAGACTTGGTGGTCTGGGAATCACAGATCCAACTTCATTGTCTTCTGAATACTTAAACTCTCGAAAGATGACTGCACCGCTTGTTGACTTCATTTTGAATCAGGAGATCACTCTAGGAGATGCCCCAGATCAACAGGATTCTCTCAAAAAGCAAATTCGCAAGCACAAAGGGCTAGAAATCAAAACTCTTGCTGATAATGTTCGAGATAACCTCTCacaccaacataaaagaatgttCGAGTTAGCAAATGAAAAGGGGGCATCAAACTGGCTCACAGTGCTGCCATTGGAGGATCACGGCTTCTCATTACATAAGTCTGCATTCAGAGATGCTCTATGCCTCAGATATGGATGGGTTCCCCCTCATATGAGTGAATCTTGCCCTTGCGGTGGAAAAATGTCAGTGGAGCATGCTATGTCCTGCCCCACGGGAGGCTTTCCAACTATACGCCATAATGAAATCCGAGATATgttttctcatctgttgtctgatgtctgtcatgatgtggAAACGGAGCCCACGTTGCAATCACTAAGTGGAGAGACGTTCTCTTTACGTTCAAGCAGTcgagatgatgatgcaagaTTAGACATTTCGGCAAGAGGTTTTTGGGGAGGAAGATTTGAGAAGACATATTTTGATGTCCGGGTGTTTAACCCCAATGCCACCTCGTACACATGTtttgaagttgcatcatgctatagaagacaggaacaagagaagaaaaggaaatatgaagaaagactgagaaaagtagaaaatgcttcctttacacctattatcctttcttgcactggtggcatgagcaagcttacaacgtcatttaccaaaaagctggcctcaatgatatctgagaaaaaggacactccatacggtagcgtgatcaactggctaagatgtcgactcgggttcgcactcctaagagcttccataatgtgcatcaggggcagcaggtgcaaacgctacgtcaggccggaaaacaatattctcctggctacgtctgaggggcacctggcctcctcagcttag